The window GTCAACGGCTCCGAGTACACTGAATTAATCATGAAAAAACTTGATCTTTTAGTTATAACCGCCCATCCCGATGATGCTGAACTTTGCTGCAGTGGTACAGTAGCAGCTGAGATTGCTGCCGGGAAAAAAGTCGGATTTATTGATCTTACCCGCGGTGAGCTGGGTACCAGGGGTACTCCTGAACTTCGGGAGCAGGAAGCTGCAGCCTCTGCAAAACTGATGGGCATTGAGGTGCGTGAAAATCTGGAGATGGCCGACGGCTTTTTTCAGGTAGACCGCGCACATGTAATGCAGGTAGTACAGAAGATCAGGCAGTACCGCCCGGATATGGTGATTACGAATGCGGTTACAGACAGACATCCGGACCACGGACGTGCTGCAGCACTGGTGAAGGAAGCTTTTTTTATTGCAGGCCTGCGTAAGGTAGAAAGTCAGCTGAATGGAGAACTTCAGCAGGAGTGGAGGCCCAGGTTGCTGCTGCATTTCATCCAGAGCAATTATATACAGCCAGATGTGGTCATTGATATATCAGAACACTGGGAAACAAAGCTGGCTTCTATCCGCGCCTTTGGATCGCAGTTTTACAACCCCGAAACTGATCGTGATGAGCCGCAGACCTTTATCTCTTCAGAAAATTTCTGGAAGTTTGTAGAAGCACGTGCACGAGAATTTGGCCAGTCAATAGGGGTGAGCTATGGTGAGGGTTTTACTGTAACCCGGCAAATAGGGTTAAAAAGACTGGATGACCTTTTATAAAACAAATGCCACTGCTACATAACAGTGGCGTGTAGTTTTATAACCATTCAGGGTGCTAAACGCTTTCGTTCCCAGCCTCCGCCAGTCTGCTGCTGATACACAATACGGTCGTGGAGGCGGCTGGCACGTCCCTGCCAGAATTCTATGCGCTCTGGTTTAACAGCATAACCACCCCAATGATCCGGAAGAGGTACCTCTCCGTCATCGAAACGCTCAATAAAGTCACGCTCGCGGGTTTCCAGTATGCCCCTGTTTGGAATCTCCTGGCTCTGTGGAGAAGCCCAGGCACCTATCTGGCTTCTACGGGGCCGGCTGTTAAAATATTTTTTACTGGTAGCCTGATCGACCTTTTCTACAGAACCCTCTATGCGTACCTGCCTCTCTAGCTCCGGCCAGTAAAAAGTAAGGGCTGCATAAGGATGATTTTCGAGTTCTTTTCCTTTACGGCTTTCGTAATTAGTGAAAAAAGTAAATCCCTCCTCATCCACATCTTTCACCAGCACAATACGGGCATCCGGACGGCCCTCTGCCGTAACTGTGCTTAAGGTCATGGCATTAGGCTCCAGCACCTGTGCCTCCTGTGCCTCCTTAAACCATTTCTGAAATTGCTGTATTGGATCAGAAAGGGTGTCAGAAACATCCAGGGAAGCTTGTGTGTAATCCTTGCGTAAATCGGCGTAATTGGTACTCATAGCATTATAAATAACTTCTAAGGCTTATGTAGAGATTTCGGCCTGCAGCACTAATACCACTGGAGTAAGTGCGGTAGTGGGTATCTGTTATGTTCTCCAGTCCGCTGCTTATTTCCAGGTAGTCCAGTGGCTTCCAGTTGGCCCTAATATCGGCAACAATCCATGCTTTAGCGCCTTCAGGCGCATATATATTTCCCTTGCTTTGCTCTTCCAGTGGTAAATTCTGCCAGGCTATCTTACCATTATAACGCAACTGCAAAATAGCCGACCATGTTTTGCGCTGGTAGGTGAGGCTGGTCTGGCCAAAAAGGGGAGGGATATGGCGGAGGCGTTCACCACTATCCCGGTCCTCTCCCCAGGTATAGGTAAGCACCGAACTTAGGAGCAAATGTTCTGCAGCTTTGTATCTGATGTTAAAGCTGGCGCCGGCAACCCTGCCGCTCCCGGTATTCACCAGTGCTTCCACAGCTTTCTGATCGCCCTGGTACAGTAGGGAGTCCTGCCCGTTAAACAGAAAAGGCCGGCGCACAATAACATTCTTAAGCAGGCTGGCATAAGCTGTAACACTGGCCCTGAACCTGTTGCCTTCGTAGCCAATGCTGCTTTCTGCATTGTAGCTGTTTTCTGGCTGCAGGTCCGGATTTGGAACAGTAACTGTATTGGGAGCCGGATCAAATATTTTAGATACATCATCAATGTTGGGGGCCCTGAAGCCTGTAGAAACAAGCAAATCGAAGCGAAGTCCTTCTTTCGCATAGGCAATCCCGGCATTTCCGTTCAGGGCAGCGGTACGCAGCTTTATCTCTTCAAAAGGAAAACTGTAGTAGATATTGCTGAACCTGCTCAATAACTGATAGTAGGTTACCCTGGCACCTGCATTTAGCATCAGGTACTGGTTGATGGGATGCTGCATACTGGCATAGGCTGAAAAAGATTGGGTATCATTGCCCTGATCTCCGTAGCGCGGTGCAATAGCATTCTCAGCCCCGCTTAGGATGTTCTGTTCTCTGGCAGTAGAATTTACAAAATTAAGAGCTGTTTCAGCGCCATAAAACAGCCTTGTACCGGCCGGCAGGGGCTTGTCGAAATCTGCATTAAGAGTAAGTACATCTACGGCCTCAAACTGGTTTTCCCGCCAGTCCTGACCTTGCCTGCGGCTATGCCGGCTTTCGTGGTATTGCTGATAGGCAGTGGTAATCCGCAGCTGCTCAAACCATCTTCTTTTTTTATAGAAATTAGCCTGCAGGCTGTGCAGCATCCATTTCTGCGGACCATAATACCACTCTGCAAATCGCAATTCACCAGTACGTCCATTGTTCTGGCTGCGCTGGGTAAGGCGGTCGTAGCGGGGTATGTTAGAGGAGGTGCTGTAGTGGAAACTATAAAGCAGGTCTGTATTTTCAGTGGGTGTGTAGCGTATTTTCTGCAACAGGTTTAGCTGCTCATAACCACTGCCCAGCTGTAGTTCGGGATCTGGATTAAGAACCATTACATCTCTACCCTCAATCCGCTCCACATAATCAGGACGTAAAAAATAAGCCGGATAATTTTCCATTCCCTGCTTTCCGGCACGTAAATCATCAAAATCACTAAGGGTAATACTGCTCAAAGCAGCTATTTTGCTGAAGCCGAGCGATACATCTGCATGGGCTGTTTTTTCTCTGTTAGCAGTGGCATAGCGGGCCATTGCACTACCTTCTGTGCGTAAACCTTTTCCTGTATTCAGCAGTGGACTTTTGGTATGAAAATCGATTACACCACCCAGGGCATCGCTTCCATACATCACACTGCCCGGACCAAAAATCACTTCGGCACCTTCCAGCACATTGGCATCCAGGTTGATGATGTTCTGCAGGTTTCCGCTCCGGTAAATCGCATTGTTCATGCGCACCCCATCTACCACCAGCAGCACCGAGTTGGCAGCAAAACCCCTGAGCATGGGACTACCGCCACCCTGCTGGCTTTTCTGTACAAATACCTCACCGCTCTGGTGCAGCATGTCTGCCGTAGTCTGTGGGTTTTGCAGGGCTATGTCTCTTGCACTGATGGATACGATATCATGGGGAATATCTTCCTGGCGCTGCTCCCAGCGGTTGGCCGAAACCACAACTTCCTGGATCTGAACTACATTTTCTGCAAGTTCAACAATTCCGTTTGAATCCTGAATTTCCTTCCTGCTCATACGTTTTTCCAGGTAGGAGGAGTGACGGAATATAAGTGTTCCTCTTCCTGGTAACTGGCTCAGGTCAGCTTTACCATCAGCATCGGTGAGTATCCCTCTGCTTTTGCTTTCATTTAAGATTGTAACACCAGGTATGGAGACGCGTGTGTTTATATCGATTACCTGAATTTGCTGTGCGAATGCAAAAACAGGTAGGGTGAACAGGAGACATATAAGGAGTATATGTTGAATAAACATTTTCATTGAACAAAAATAAGCTTATGGACTGTTAAGCCTTTACCGTTTGTATAATTTCGTTTACTATGCCACTTCTGAAATCCTCTAATTATAAAGCACCGTTTTACCTGTTTAACCGGCACCTGGAGACTATTGTACCCAGCACACTTCGGAAAGTAGCACTCCCACCTTATCAGCGGGAGCGGCTGAAAACACCAGATGAGGATTTTTTGGATCTTGACTGGCTGCGAAAAGGGGCTGCAGACCTTGTTATTCTTTCTCATGGACTGGAGGGCAGCTCCGACAGACCATATGTAAAAGGAATGGCAAAAGCTTTCTGGGAACATGGATGGGATGTGCTTGCCTGGAACTGCCGCAGCTGCAGCGGCGAAATGAACCTGGCCCGCCGTATGTACCACCATGGCGCTACCGATGATGTTGAAGCTGTTGTAAACCATGCATTAACCAAGGAGGGGTACAAACGTATTGCACTGGTTGGTTTTAGCATGGGCGGGAGCTTAACACTCAAATACCTGGGGGAAGGAGGTCGGGTATTACCCAAAGAACTCTATCGGGCAGCAGTTTTTTCAGTACCATGTGATCTTGGCAGCTCATCCAGGGCCTTGTCATCCTGGGACAACACCATTTACCGCAGGCGCTTTATGGGCAAATTGTATAAAAAACTGCAGGCCAAGCTGGAACAGCAGCCCGACTTGCCCATAGACCTGAGCCGTTTTAGCCAGATCAGGGATTTTGCGGAGTTTGACACCTGCTATACAGCACCGCTGCATGGCTTTAAAGATTCTGATGATTTTTACGCACAGGCCAGTGCCGGACAATACATTACCGGCATCAAAGTACCTACACTCCTGGTAAATGCCCAGAATGATCCCATGCTGCCCATCAGCTGTTTTCCGGTAGAGGCAGTGCGCAACCATCCCTTTGTATACCTGGAAATGCCTGCCCGTGGCGGCCATGTGGGCTTCTGGCAAGGCAAACACAAACCCACCTGGGCAGAGGAAAGGGCTGTTGCCTGGATGGAGGAGAAAGTTTAATGTGCCAGTTCTAAATGTGCTAATGTGTCAATGAATGTAAGGGCAGATAATTCTGTGAGTTGTCCAACATTCATACACATGAATCTAATTCCGGTAAAATCAAAACAGCAGTATGATTGAACTACTATTGGCAAACCCAACTACTGCAAGCAAGTAGCACATTAACACATTGATAAATGAGTACATCACCTTCCCAATTGTTTCTCCGCCAGCTCCGCTACTGTTAAACCTATGGAGAGCGAGGAGGTGGCGGCCGGAGAAGGGGCATTGCAGACGTTTACCACACCTTTGCTTTCCAGGATCAGGAAATCATCGATCAGGCCACCGTTGCGATCGCAGGCCTGTGCGCGGACTCCCGCACCACCGGGCATCAGATCCTGCTCCTGAATGGCTGGCATTAACTTCTGAAGTGCTCTGGTAAAAGCAGCCTTGGAGAAGGAGCGGTAATACTCCCCAAGCCCGGTGCGCCAGTACTTACCCGCAACTTTTCGGAATCCGGGCCAGCGCAATGTTTCCAGTAATTCCCCCGGATGAAAATGAAATTTCTTATAACCCTCCCTGCGGAAAGCCAGCACGGCATTAGGTCCTGCTTCTATACCACCGCCAATCATACGGGTAAAGTGCACACCCAGAAATGGAAAGTTAGGATCCGGTACAGGATAGATCAGGTTTCTTACCAGGTACTGTTTTTCCGGTTTCACCTCATAGTATTCGCCGCGGAAAGGCACTATCTGCAAGTCCAGCTGCTGGCCGGTCATTTTAGCAACCTTATCAGAATACAGTCCTGCACAATTAATGAGCAGCTGGGTTTCGAATGATCCCTTTGCAGTAATGATGCGGGTGCTTTTACCGTTAGGCGTAATGCTTATTACCTTTTGGTTCAGCAGTATTTCTCCGCCTGCATCACGGATTTTTTCAGCGTACTTACCAGCAACAATTTTGTAGTCGATTATGCCAGCCTGGGGAACAAATATGCCCGCAATACCTGCTACATGAGGTTCGAGCTCCCTAAGCTCCTGCTGATTCAGCTTTTTCAGACCCTCCAGTCCGTTTTGTATGCCACGCTGATAAATCATGTCCAGTTGCGGAAGTTCAGCAGGAGAGGTGGCTACAATGATCTTTCCGCATAACTCATGCGGTATGTGCTCCTGCCGGCAAAACTCCAGCAGCATGTTATACCCCCTGATGCAATTCAGAGCTTTCAGGCTACCCGGTTTGTAGTATATACCAGAATGAATGACCCCACTATTGTGCCCAGTCTGATGGGCAGCAAGGATATTTTCTTTTTCCAGCAGCCGTAGTTGCAGGCCGGGATTACGACGCAGCAGTTGTAAACCTGTAGCCAGGCCCACAATACCGCCGCCTATAATTGTTACTTGCCCTTTCATATTAGGGCAAAGATAGTAGTTTGTGCATAGCCCCTCATGACCTGTGTCAGGTTTTTATACTTTACTCCCCGGATCCTGGAAAGCAGGACATGCTGAAAAAATAGAGAGCAGCCATCAGCTGCTCTCTATTTTCTTCATTATAAGATTTTTTATCAGGGCAAAACCTGCTCTTTTTTACTACTGGTCTTTCTTTACAAAGTTCAGGGAAACTGAGTTTAAGCAGTAACGCAAACCGGTAGGTTTGGGTCCATCATTGAATACGTGCCCCAGGTGACCACCGCAGTTGCTGCAGAGTACTTCGGTGCGTAGCATACCATATTCGCGATCGGTTTCTTCAGCTACTGCTTCTTTGCTGATAGGCTTATAATAGCTGGGCCAGCCGGTACCGCTCTCAAATTTGGTTTCCGAACTGAAAAGCTCCTGCCCGCAGGCTGCACAGGTATAGACGCCTTCTTCCTTATGTTTATTGTATTTTCCTGAAAACGCACGTTCTGTGCCTTTCTGACGCAATACTTTAAATTGTTCAGGAGTTAATTCTTTGCGCCACTCGGCTTCTGTCTTTTGAATGTTATAGATCATATTGGCTTTGGCTTTTGGTATGTCTCCCTCTTTAGCGCCCGGCTGGCAGGCGCCCAGGGTGCTGATCAGAAGCATTGCCACCAGTAGTAAAAGTTTTGATTGTGCCATGTTTGTTGTTTTATATTAAACAATATTTATGTAATGATAGGTTCACTGCTATCGATTGTAATACAGAAACATTGGTCATGACGGGCTTTTTTCCTTTCTTTAAGCTACGAATAAAGCTGCTATGACGGATTCTTCCGATACTGAGAAAAATCGTTACCCCTGGCGAACCCTTTACCTGCTGGTACTGGGCTTTCTGCTGGTGCAAATTATAGTCTATTACTGGTTAACGATCCACTGGCAATAAGGGCATTATGAATCTACTGGACTGGTTCGTGCTTTTTGGCACGCTGCTATTCATTGTTGCTTTTGGTATCTATAAAACACGCGGAAGCCAGAACATACAGTCTTACCTGATGGGCGACAACAGCCTTAAATGGTGGACGATCGGGCTATCTGTAATGGCCACACAGGCAAGCGCCATTACTTTTCTCTCCACCCCCGGACAGGCTTACGAAAGTGGAATGGGCTTTATTCAGTTCTATTTTGGCCTGCCCCTGGCCATGGTGGTGCTCTGTATCTGGGTTATTCCGCTCTACTATCGGCTAAAGGTTTACACTGCCTATGAGTTTCTGGAAAAACGCTTTGATCTTAAAACACGTTTACTGGCAGCATTCCTGTTTCTGATACAGCGCGGCCTTGCTGCGGGTATCACCATTTACGCTCCTTCCATCATTCTGAGTACCATCTTAGGCTGGAGCCTGAATCTTACCATTCTTGTTATTGGAGCGCTGGTAATTCTCTACACGGTATCGGGTGGTACTCGGGCAGTAAGCCAAACCCAAAAGCAGCAAATGGCTGTAATGATGGGGGGAATGGTAGTTGCCCTGCTGGTGTTGCTGGCTAAACTGCCTGAAGATGTAGACTTTGGCGATGCTGTAGCAGTAGCGGGTAACATGGGCAAGCTGAACCTTATCGATACCAGTTTTGATCTGAATAACCGCTATACCTTGTGGAGTGGTCTTTTAGGCGGGTTCTTTCTGTCCATGAGCTATTTTGGAACTGACCAGAGCCAGGTACAGCGCTACCTGGGAGGGCGATCTATCGCAGAAAGCCGTTTGGGGCTGCTCATGAATGGCCTGATCAAGGTGCCTATGCAGTTTCTGATTCTTTTTATTGGTGCCATGGTATTTGTGTTTTATCAGTTTTACCAACCACCTGTATATTATAACCAGCCCCAGCTGCAGCTGGTACAGAGCCCGGAGGCACAGCAGCAATTAGCTGACTATCAGCAGCAGTTTGACCAGCTTTTTGAACAAAAAAAGAGCGCGATAGATGCTGCCCTGGCAGGAGAAGAGAACTGGGAGCCTGTACAAAAGCTGCAGCAGGAAGAGAAACAGCTACGGCAATCTGTACGGGGAGTTATTACCACTGCCAGCCCTGATGCCGAGGTTAAAGATTCCGACTATGTTTTTATCACCTTTGTGCTGAACTACCTGCCCCATGGGTTGATTGGTTTATTACTGGCTGTAATATTTTCTGCTGCCATGTCTTCTTCGGCAGGGGAATTAAATGCACTGGCCTCTACCACAGTTGTTGATTTTTACAAAAGAGTAGTTAAACCTGAGGCTAGCGATAGCCACTATCTGCTGGCATCAAAAGGATTTACCCTGGCCTGGGGCATGCTGGCACTGATATTTGCACTAACAGCCAGGCAGTTCGAGAACCTTATCGAATTTATCAATATCATTGGTTCTCTCTTTTATGGTACCATCCTGGGCATATTCCTGGTGGGCTTTTTCTTAAAGCGCATTGTTGGTGCTAAGGTTTTTTACGCGGCTCTAATTTCAGAAGCGGCGGTGCTGGCTGTGCACTTTTTTGGCGATATCGAATACCTGTGGTATAACTTCAGTTGTATACTGGTAATTATGCTAAGCTGGATATTTCAGAATGCCGGGATATTCAGCAGCAAAAAGTAACCACAGGCCTAAGCATAGACTATCACAAAACAAAACTGCATAACCTTTTGTAATATTTAGAGGCACACTTAAACAGACAATAATGAAAACCATAAAGAATATATTAGGAGTATTGATTTCAGGTGCTCTACTGTTATCCTGCGATAGCAGTACCACCAACCAGGAAACACCCAGCGATATAGTAACAGAAAACAGGGTAGAGCAGCTGGAACAACTGCAGGAGGAGCCAGTAGGGAATACAGGTGCGGATGATGAGGAAAACAGTACGCCAAAGTTTGAGGTAGTGGCACAAAATCTGCAGTTCAGTCCTAAAGAACTACAGGTTAAGGCTGGCCAGCGAATTCAGGTAACGCTGGTTAACAGGGGAGATGTAGACTATAGTTTAAAGTTTGAACTACCCGACGGAGAACAGGAACTGAGAACGCCGGTACCCCCAGGCAGAAGAGCCGGTCTGGTATTTACGGCGCCTGAAAAGCCAGGCACCTATTCCTTTTTCAGCCCTTTACAAAACCACAGAGGCCGCGGCATGGTAGGCACGCTGGTGGTTGAATAATCAGGCAGCCAGTGAATTGGCAGCTGTTTGCTTACTTAAATAATCGTTCATTAAAATTAAAGGGGAGTACCTCCAGCAATTTTATCTGCTTAAAGTCAGGATGTAAAGGATTGATCAGGTAATTATGTTCGTCCTGTACCATGGCAGATGGCACTTTCAGCAGCAGGTACTTTTGCTCCTTAAGCAAGCTGTCGCCAATTGCTTTGGTTTCTTTGCCATGTGGATATCTGTTCCAGCCAGCAGGGAGAGAATCATGGGTGATGGTATGGGTGAAACTAGCTCTATCAGGTGCTTCTATGATATTTAATACATAGCCTTCAGGAATAAAGCCGGGTGGGGTATAGGCAATTATTTCTGTGATGGCCAGAGCACGGGTTTCGGAGCAATAAAGTGCAGGTACACCCTTGCTGTTCCAGCGGCCGCCATAGAGTTCTGCTCCTTTGCCAGAGAGATCACCGCCCCATTCCTTTCGGCTAAAGCGGTAAAGGATCATGCAAAAACACCAAACTCAATCTGTCCAAGGGTATCGTTAACCAGCTCCAGTCCAAAGCTGGTGTCGAGCAGCGATTTAGGTGCAACACCGCCTACTGCCATAATGCGGGCATTCAGCCACTGGCAAAATTTCTGTTCATCCCTGAATACATCGGTGCCTTTCTGGTACAGCTGAGTAATTCTGATCACTTTATCAGAGGCAGAAG of the Flammeovirgaceae bacterium 311 genome contains:
- a CDS encoding bacillithiol biosynthesis deacetylase BshB1 (COG2120 Uncharacterized proteins, LmbE homologs) encodes the protein MKKLDLLVITAHPDDAELCCSGTVAAEIAAGKKVGFIDLTRGELGTRGTPELREQEAAASAKLMGIEVRENLEMADGFFQVDRAHVMQVVQKIRQYRPDMVITNAVTDRHPDHGRAAALVKEAFFIAGLRKVESQLNGELQQEWRPRLLLHFIQSNYIQPDVVIDISEHWETKLASIRAFGSQFYNPETDRDEPQTFISSENFWKFVEARAREFGQSIGVSYGEGFTVTRQIGLKRLDDLL
- a CDS encoding pyridoxamine-phosphate oxidase (COG0259 Pyridoxamine-phosphate oxidase) codes for the protein MSTNYADLRKDYTQASLDVSDTLSDPIQQFQKWFKEAQEAQVLEPNAMTLSTVTAEGRPDARIVLVKDVDEEGFTFFTNYESRKGKELENHPYAALTFYWPELERQVRIEGSVEKVDQATSKKYFNSRPRRSQIGAWASPQSQEIPNRGILETRERDFIERFDDGEVPLPDHWGGYAVKPERIEFWQGRASRLHDRIVYQQQTGGGWERKRLAP
- a CDS encoding outer membrane receptor protein (COG1629 Outer membrane receptor proteins, mostly Fe transport); translation: MKMFIQHILLICLLFTLPVFAFAQQIQVIDINTRVSIPGVTILNESKSRGILTDADGKADLSQLPGRGTLIFRHSSYLEKRMSRKEIQDSNGIVELAENVVQIQEVVVSANRWEQRQEDIPHDIVSISARDIALQNPQTTADMLHQSGEVFVQKSQQGGGSPMLRGFAANSVLLVVDGVRMNNAIYRSGNLQNIINLDANVLEGAEVIFGPGSVMYGSDALGGVIDFHTKSPLLNTGKGLRTEGSAMARYATANREKTAHADVSLGFSKIAALSSITLSDFDDLRAGKQGMENYPAYFLRPDYVERIEGRDVMVLNPDPELQLGSGYEQLNLLQKIRYTPTENTDLLYSFHYSTSSNIPRYDRLTQRSQNNGRTGELRFAEWYYGPQKWMLHSLQANFYKKRRWFEQLRITTAYQQYHESRHSRRQGQDWRENQFEAVDVLTLNADFDKPLPAGTRLFYGAETALNFVNSTAREQNILSGAENAIAPRYGDQGNDTQSFSAYASMQHPINQYLMLNAGARVTYYQLLSRFSNIYYSFPFEEIKLRTAALNGNAGIAYAKEGLRFDLLVSTGFRAPNIDDVSKIFDPAPNTVTVPNPDLQPENSYNAESSIGYEGNRFRASVTAYASLLKNVIVRRPFLFNGQDSLLYQGDQKAVEALVNTGSGRVAGASFNIRYKAAEHLLLSSVLTYTWGEDRDSGERLRHIPPLFGQTSLTYQRKTWSAILQLRYNGKIAWQNLPLEEQSKGNIYAPEGAKAWIVADIRANWKPLDYLEISSGLENITDTHYRTYSSGISAAGRNLYISLRSYL
- a CDS encoding alpha/beta hydrolase fold protein (COG0429 Predicted hydrolase of the alpha/beta-hydrolase fold), which gives rise to MPLLKSSNYKAPFYLFNRHLETIVPSTLRKVALPPYQRERLKTPDEDFLDLDWLRKGAADLVILSHGLEGSSDRPYVKGMAKAFWEHGWDVLAWNCRSCSGEMNLARRMYHHGATDDVEAVVNHALTKEGYKRIALVGFSMGGSLTLKYLGEGGRVLPKELYRAAVFSVPCDLGSSSRALSSWDNTIYRRRFMGKLYKKLQAKLEQQPDLPIDLSRFSQIRDFAEFDTCYTAPLHGFKDSDDFYAQASAGQYITGIKVPTLLVNAQNDPMLPISCFPVEAVRNHPFVYLEMPARGGHVGFWQGKHKPTWAEERAVAWMEEKV
- a CDS encoding FAD dependent oxidoreductase (COG0579 Predicted dehydrogenase), producing MKGQVTIIGGGIVGLATGLQLLRRNPGLQLRLLEKENILAAHQTGHNSGVIHSGIYYKPGSLKALNCIRGYNMLLEFCRQEHIPHELCGKIIVATSPAELPQLDMIYQRGIQNGLEGLKKLNQQELRELEPHVAGIAGIFVPQAGIIDYKIVAGKYAEKIRDAGGEILLNQKVISITPNGKSTRIITAKGSFETQLLINCAGLYSDKVAKMTGQQLDLQIVPFRGEYYEVKPEKQYLVRNLIYPVPDPNFPFLGVHFTRMIGGGIEAGPNAVLAFRREGYKKFHFHPGELLETLRWPGFRKVAGKYWRTGLGEYYRSFSKAAFTRALQKLMPAIQEQDLMPGGAGVRAQACDRNGGLIDDFLILESKGVVNVCNAPSPAATSSLSIGLTVAELAEKQLGR
- a CDS encoding methionine sulfoxide reductase B (COG0229 Conserved domain frequently associated with peptide methionine sulfoxide reductase), which gives rise to MAQSKLLLLVAMLLISTLGACQPGAKEGDIPKAKANMIYNIQKTEAEWRKELTPEQFKVLRQKGTERAFSGKYNKHKEEGVYTCAACGQELFSSETKFESGTGWPSYYKPISKEAVAEETDREYGMLRTEVLCSNCGGHLGHVFNDGPKPTGLRYCLNSVSLNFVKKDQ
- a CDS encoding sss sodium solute transporter superfamily protein (COG0591 Na+/proline symporter); this encodes MNLLDWFVLFGTLLFIVAFGIYKTRGSQNIQSYLMGDNSLKWWTIGLSVMATQASAITFLSTPGQAYESGMGFIQFYFGLPLAMVVLCIWVIPLYYRLKVYTAYEFLEKRFDLKTRLLAAFLFLIQRGLAAGITIYAPSIILSTILGWSLNLTILVIGALVILYTVSGGTRAVSQTQKQQMAVMMGGMVVALLVLLAKLPEDVDFGDAVAVAGNMGKLNLIDTSFDLNNRYTLWSGLLGGFFLSMSYFGTDQSQVQRYLGGRSIAESRLGLLMNGLIKVPMQFLILFIGAMVFVFYQFYQPPVYYNQPQLQLVQSPEAQQQLADYQQQFDQLFEQKKSAIDAALAGEENWEPVQKLQQEEKQLRQSVRGVITTASPDAEVKDSDYVFITFVLNYLPHGLIGLLLAVIFSAAMSSSAGELNALASTTVVDFYKRVVKPEASDSHYLLASKGFTLAWGMLALIFALTARQFENLIEFINIIGSLFYGTILGIFLVGFFLKRIVGAKVFYAALISEAAVLAVHFFGDIEYLWYNFSCILVIMLSWIFQNAGIFSSKK
- a CDS encoding hypothetical protein (COG3794 Plastocyanin) translates to MKTIKNILGVLISGALLLSCDSSTTNQETPSDIVTENRVEQLEQLQEEPVGNTGADDEENSTPKFEVVAQNLQFSPKELQVKAGQRIQVTLVNRGDVDYSLKFELPDGEQELRTPVPPGRRAGLVFTAPEKPGTYSFFSPLQNHRGRGMVGTLVVE
- a CDS encoding RES domain-containing protein (COG5654 Uncharacterized conserved protein), with the protein product MILYRFSRKEWGGDLSGKGAELYGGRWNSKGVPALYCSETRALAITEIIAYTPPGFIPEGYVLNIIEAPDRASFTHTITHDSLPAGWNRYPHGKETKAIGDSLLKEQKYLLLKVPSAMVQDEHNYLINPLHPDFKQIKLLEVLPFNFNERLFK
- a CDS encoding hypothetical protein (COG5642 Uncharacterized conserved protein), with product MGLPLFKNRSLDELIQLSREGLDAQTFEEIVERLPFSLQEWAQFLGVSERTLIRVRKENKSLGTSASDKVIRITQLYQKGTDVFRDEQKFCQWLNARIMAVGGVAPKSLLDTSFGLELVNDTLGQIEFGVFA